One Phaseolus vulgaris cultivar G19833 chromosome 2, P. vulgaris v2.0, whole genome shotgun sequence DNA window includes the following coding sequences:
- the LOC137811413 gene encoding probable copper-transporting ATPase HMA5 isoform X2, whose protein sequence is MGKKHEGWERRSSLQWCGTLWPQPHYPSPKRMEAGKSVAELEGSESKVVVFSVMGMTCAACAGSIEKTIKRLPGIREAVVDVLNHKAQVLYFHSMVNEERIREAIEDAGFEAKVIEEESNYTSTQICRIHIRGMTCTSCSTTIESALQSLYGVHKAGVALATEEAEVYYDPNILTHNHLMEAIQDTGFEAILISTGEHMSKIEFKIDGIKNDQSLSAIERSLHALPGVETIDIYPDINKIAITYKPHRTGPRTFIEVIESTGSGCFKAVIFPNDEGREALRQQEINRCFKLFIWSLAFTIPVFLTSMVLMYIPGVKRVLDIKVVNMLSIGLLLRCNFATPVQFIIGRRFYVGAYKALRKGSANMDVLIALGTNAAYFYSLYVVERAVFSRHLKGSDFFETSSMLISFILLGKYLEVLAKGKTSQAIAKLMNLTPETATLLTQDDEGNVVSEKQIDSRLIQKDDVIKVVPGSKVASDGFVIWGESHVNESMITGEARPVAKRMGDMVIGGTMNESGVMHVKVTRVGSESALSQIVQLVESAQMAKAPVQKFADHISKYFVPLVIVLSLSTWFSWFLAGKLHAYPKSWIPSSMNDFELALQFGISVMVIACPCALGLATPTAVMVGTGVGATQGVLIKGGKALESANKVNCIVFDKTGTLTVGKPVVVTTKLFKNMSIENFYEFTAAAEVNSEHPIAKAIVEHAKKTTEEQHHSWPEAHNFVSVSGHGVKAIVLNKEILVGNKKMMLDHNITISADAEEILAEAESLAQTGILVSLDGEVAGVLAVSDPLKPGANEVISILNSMKIKSIMVTGDNWGTANSIARQAGIETAIAEAQPETKATKIKELQASGYTVAMVGDGINDSPALVAADVGMAIGAGTDIAIEAADIVLMKSNLEDIIIAIDLSNKTFSRIRLNYFWALGYNVLAIPIAAGILYSPTRFRLPPWIAGAAMAASSISVVCSSLLLKNYKRPTKLNNMEINGVKIE, encoded by the exons GAGGAGAGGATACGCGAGGCCATTGAAGATGCTGGATTTGAAGCCAAAGTTATTGAAGAAGAGTCGAACTACACCTCAACACAAATATGCCGCATACACATACGAGGCATGACTTGTACTTCTTGCTCCACCACTATTGAATCAGCTCTACAATCCCTTTATGGGGTGCATAAGGCAGGAGTGGCCCTAGCAACAGAAGAAGCAGAAGTCTACTATGACCCCAATATCCTCACCCACAACCACCTAATGGAAGCCATACAAGACACCGGGTTCGAAGCCATACTAATAAGCACAGGGGAACACATGAGCAAGATTGAGTTTAAAATTGATGGAATAAAAAACGACCAATCCCTTAGCGCTATTGAGCGCTCTCTGCATGCACTCCCTGGTGTTGAAACTATAGACATATATCCGGACATTAACAAAATTGCCATAACTTATAAACCACACAGGACAGGACCAAGAACCTTCATAGAAGTCATAGAATCCACTGGATCAGGGTGTTTTAAAGCGGTCATATTTCCAAATGATGAAGGAAGAGAAGCACTTAGACAGCAGGAAATTAACCGgtgcttcaagcttttcataTGGAGTTTGGCTTTTACCATTCCTGTTTTCTTGACATCCATGGTCCTCATGTATATACCGGGAGTTAAACGTGTTTTGGATATCAAAGTTGTCAACATGTTGAGCATTGGACTTCTCTTGAGGTGTAATTTTGCTACCCCTGTGCAGTTTATCATAGGGAGACGGTTCTATGTTGGGGCATATAAAGCATTGCGGAAAGGTTCTGCTAACATGGATGTGTTGATAGCATTAGGGACAAATGCAGCATATTTCTATTCTCTCTATGTTGTGGAAAGAGCTGTTTTCTCTCGGCATTTGAAAGGAAGCGATTTCTTTGAGACCAGCTCTATgcttatttcttttattctgtTGGGGAAGTATTTGGAAGTGTTAGCAAAGGGGAAGACATCTCAGGCCATTGCAAAGCTTATGAACTTGACACCTGAGACAGCGACCTTGTTAACTCAAGATGACGAGGGGAATGTTGTTAGTGAAAAACAAATTGATAGTCGGTTGATACAAAAGGACGATGTGATCAAGGTTGTTCCTGGTTCAAAAGTAGCATCGGATGGCTTTGTCATATGGGGAGAGAGTCATGTAAATGAGAGCATGATAACCGGAGAGGCAAGGCCTGTAGCAAAGAGGATGGGTGATATGGTGATTGGAGGCACTATGAATGAGAGTGGGGTTATGCATGTTAAGGTGACAAGGGTTGGATCAGAGAGTGCTCTCTCCCAGATTGTTCAACTTGTTGAGTCAGCCCAGATGGCTAAAGCTCCTGTTCAAAAATTTGCAGATcatatttctaaatattttgtTCCTCTG GTCATTGTGCTTTCTCTTTCAACATGGTTCTCCTGGTTTCTAGCTGGTAAGTTACATGCATACCCGAAATCTTGGATACCATCCTCCATGAACGACTTTGAGCTTGCACTTCAGTTTGGGATTTCGGTCATGGTCATTGCCTGCCCTTGTGCTCTAGGTCTAGCCACTCCTACGGCTGTTATGGTTGGTACTGGAGTTGGTGCAACACAAGGTGTGTTGATCAAAGGGGGGAAAGCATTAGAAAGTGCAAACAAG GTGAATTGCATTGTGTTTGACAAGACAGGAACACTCACAGTTGGGAAGCCAGTGGTTGTCACTACAAAACTCTTCAAAAATATGTCAATTGAAAACTTCTATGAATTTACTGCTGCAGCTGAG GTGAATAGCGAACATCCAATAGCTAAGGCCATAGTTGAGCACGCCAAAAAGACCACAGAAGAACAACATCATTCCTGGCCAGAAGCACACAACTTTGTTTCTGTTTCAGGCCATGGAGTAAAGGCCATTGTCCTAAACAAGGAAATATTGGTTGGAAATAAAAAGATGATGCTGGATCATAACATAACCATTTCAGCAGACGCTGAAGAAATACTAGCAGAAGCTGAAAGCCTGGCTCAAACTGGGATTTTAGTATCCTTGGATGGAGAAGTCGCTGGAGTTTTGGCTGTATCTGATCCATTGAAACCTGGCGCCAATGAAGTTATTTCCATTCTTAATTCCATGAAAATTAAGAGCATCATGGTGACAGGTGATAACTGGGGTACTGCCAATTCCATAGCCAGACAAGCCGGTATTGAAACTGCCATAGCAGAGGCTCAACCCGAGACTAAAGCAACTAAAATAAAAGAACTGCAG GCTTCTGGGTACACGGTGGCGATGGTGGGAGATGGCATCAACGACTCACCAGCACTTGTGGCAGCTGATGTTGGAATGGCAATAGGTGCAGGCACAGACATAGCAATTGAGGCTGCAGACATTGTTCTGATGAAGAGCAACTTGGAGGATATAATAATTGCCATTGACCTTTCAAACAAAACCTTCTCTCGTATACGTCTAAACTACTTTTGGGCTTTGGGTTACAATGTCCTAGCCATTCCAATTGCTGCAGGCATTCTTTACTCCCCCACTAGATTTCGCTTACCACCATGGATTGCTGGAGCTGCAATGGCTGCCTCTTCTATCAGTGTGGTTTGCTCATCCCTTTTGTTAAAGAATTACAAGAGACCTACCAAGCTAAACAACATGGAGATCAATGGTGTCAAGATTGAATAA
- the LOC137811413 gene encoding probable copper-transporting ATPase HMA5 isoform X1: protein MGKKHEGWERRSSLQWCGTLWPQPHYPSPKRMEAGKSVAELEGSESKVVVFSVMGMTCAACAGSIEKTIKRLPGIREAVVDVLNHKAQVLYFHSMVNEERIREAIEDAGFEAKVIEEESNYTSTQICRIHIRGMTCTSCSTTIESALQSLYGVHKAGVALATEEAEVYYDPNILTHNHLMEAIQDTGFEAILISTGEHMSKIEFKIDGIKNDQSLSAIERSLHALPGVETIDIYPDINKIAITYKPHRTGPRTFIEVIESTGSGCFKAVIFPNDEGREALRQQEINRCFKLFIWSLAFTIPVFLTSMVLMYIPGVKRVLDIKVVNMLSIGLLLRCNFATPVQFIIGRRFYVGAYKALRKGSANMDVLIALGTNAAYFYSLYVVERAVFSRHLKGSDFFETSSMLISFILLGKYLEVLAKGKTSQAIAKLMNLTPETATLLTQDDEGNVVSEKQIDSRLIQKDDVIKVVPGSKVASDGFVIWGESHVNESMITGEARPVAKRMGDMVIGGTMNESGVMHVKVTRVGSESALSQIVQLVESAQMAKAPVQKFADHISKYFVPLVIVLSLSTWFSWFLAGKLHAYPKSWIPSSMNDFELALQFGISVMVIACPCALGLATPTAVMVGTGVGATQGVLIKGGKALESANKVNCIVFDKTGTLTVGKPVVVTTKLFKNMSIENFYEFTAAAEVNSEHPIAKAIVEHAKKTTEEQHHSWPEAHNFVSVSGHGVKAIVLNKEILVGNKKMMLDHNITISADAEEILAEAESLAQTGILVSLDGEVAGVLAVSDPLKPGANEVISILNSMKIKSIMVTGDNWGTANSIARQAGIETAIAEAQPETKATKIKELQLRQASGYTVAMVGDGINDSPALVAADVGMAIGAGTDIAIEAADIVLMKSNLEDIIIAIDLSNKTFSRIRLNYFWALGYNVLAIPIAAGILYSPTRFRLPPWIAGAAMAASSISVVCSSLLLKNYKRPTKLNNMEINGVKIE from the exons GAGGAGAGGATACGCGAGGCCATTGAAGATGCTGGATTTGAAGCCAAAGTTATTGAAGAAGAGTCGAACTACACCTCAACACAAATATGCCGCATACACATACGAGGCATGACTTGTACTTCTTGCTCCACCACTATTGAATCAGCTCTACAATCCCTTTATGGGGTGCATAAGGCAGGAGTGGCCCTAGCAACAGAAGAAGCAGAAGTCTACTATGACCCCAATATCCTCACCCACAACCACCTAATGGAAGCCATACAAGACACCGGGTTCGAAGCCATACTAATAAGCACAGGGGAACACATGAGCAAGATTGAGTTTAAAATTGATGGAATAAAAAACGACCAATCCCTTAGCGCTATTGAGCGCTCTCTGCATGCACTCCCTGGTGTTGAAACTATAGACATATATCCGGACATTAACAAAATTGCCATAACTTATAAACCACACAGGACAGGACCAAGAACCTTCATAGAAGTCATAGAATCCACTGGATCAGGGTGTTTTAAAGCGGTCATATTTCCAAATGATGAAGGAAGAGAAGCACTTAGACAGCAGGAAATTAACCGgtgcttcaagcttttcataTGGAGTTTGGCTTTTACCATTCCTGTTTTCTTGACATCCATGGTCCTCATGTATATACCGGGAGTTAAACGTGTTTTGGATATCAAAGTTGTCAACATGTTGAGCATTGGACTTCTCTTGAGGTGTAATTTTGCTACCCCTGTGCAGTTTATCATAGGGAGACGGTTCTATGTTGGGGCATATAAAGCATTGCGGAAAGGTTCTGCTAACATGGATGTGTTGATAGCATTAGGGACAAATGCAGCATATTTCTATTCTCTCTATGTTGTGGAAAGAGCTGTTTTCTCTCGGCATTTGAAAGGAAGCGATTTCTTTGAGACCAGCTCTATgcttatttcttttattctgtTGGGGAAGTATTTGGAAGTGTTAGCAAAGGGGAAGACATCTCAGGCCATTGCAAAGCTTATGAACTTGACACCTGAGACAGCGACCTTGTTAACTCAAGATGACGAGGGGAATGTTGTTAGTGAAAAACAAATTGATAGTCGGTTGATACAAAAGGACGATGTGATCAAGGTTGTTCCTGGTTCAAAAGTAGCATCGGATGGCTTTGTCATATGGGGAGAGAGTCATGTAAATGAGAGCATGATAACCGGAGAGGCAAGGCCTGTAGCAAAGAGGATGGGTGATATGGTGATTGGAGGCACTATGAATGAGAGTGGGGTTATGCATGTTAAGGTGACAAGGGTTGGATCAGAGAGTGCTCTCTCCCAGATTGTTCAACTTGTTGAGTCAGCCCAGATGGCTAAAGCTCCTGTTCAAAAATTTGCAGATcatatttctaaatattttgtTCCTCTG GTCATTGTGCTTTCTCTTTCAACATGGTTCTCCTGGTTTCTAGCTGGTAAGTTACATGCATACCCGAAATCTTGGATACCATCCTCCATGAACGACTTTGAGCTTGCACTTCAGTTTGGGATTTCGGTCATGGTCATTGCCTGCCCTTGTGCTCTAGGTCTAGCCACTCCTACGGCTGTTATGGTTGGTACTGGAGTTGGTGCAACACAAGGTGTGTTGATCAAAGGGGGGAAAGCATTAGAAAGTGCAAACAAG GTGAATTGCATTGTGTTTGACAAGACAGGAACACTCACAGTTGGGAAGCCAGTGGTTGTCACTACAAAACTCTTCAAAAATATGTCAATTGAAAACTTCTATGAATTTACTGCTGCAGCTGAG GTGAATAGCGAACATCCAATAGCTAAGGCCATAGTTGAGCACGCCAAAAAGACCACAGAAGAACAACATCATTCCTGGCCAGAAGCACACAACTTTGTTTCTGTTTCAGGCCATGGAGTAAAGGCCATTGTCCTAAACAAGGAAATATTGGTTGGAAATAAAAAGATGATGCTGGATCATAACATAACCATTTCAGCAGACGCTGAAGAAATACTAGCAGAAGCTGAAAGCCTGGCTCAAACTGGGATTTTAGTATCCTTGGATGGAGAAGTCGCTGGAGTTTTGGCTGTATCTGATCCATTGAAACCTGGCGCCAATGAAGTTATTTCCATTCTTAATTCCATGAAAATTAAGAGCATCATGGTGACAGGTGATAACTGGGGTACTGCCAATTCCATAGCCAGACAAGCCGGTATTGAAACTGCCATAGCAGAGGCTCAACCCGAGACTAAAGCAACTAAAATAAAAGAACTGCAG TTGAGACAGGCTTCTGGGTACACGGTGGCGATGGTGGGAGATGGCATCAACGACTCACCAGCACTTGTGGCAGCTGATGTTGGAATGGCAATAGGTGCAGGCACAGACATAGCAATTGAGGCTGCAGACATTGTTCTGATGAAGAGCAACTTGGAGGATATAATAATTGCCATTGACCTTTCAAACAAAACCTTCTCTCGTATACGTCTAAACTACTTTTGGGCTTTGGGTTACAATGTCCTAGCCATTCCAATTGCTGCAGGCATTCTTTACTCCCCCACTAGATTTCGCTTACCACCATGGATTGCTGGAGCTGCAATGGCTGCCTCTTCTATCAGTGTGGTTTGCTCATCCCTTTTGTTAAAGAATTACAAGAGACCTACCAAGCTAAACAACATGGAGATCAATGGTGTCAAGATTGAATAA
- the LOC137811414 gene encoding multiple C2 domain and transmembrane region protein 7-like, with amino-acid sequence MNNFKLGVDVISAHNLLPKDGLGSSNAFVELYFDGQKYRSTIKEKDLSPVWNESFYFNISDPSNLHYLSLEVYVLSHSKATNSTSFLGKVSLTGTSFVPYSDAVVLHYPLEKRGIFSRVRGEIGLKVYITDDPTIKSSVPTPVVDYMPTNNPSSTHAEVRAPASAMANSFPNENVESRHTFHHLPNTKHHLNQHQQHSTGFADTHYVTKYEADEMKSEPQPMKLVRTATSGQPVDFALKETSPYLGGGRVVGGRVIHKDKTDSTYDLVERMYFLYVRVVKARELPTMDITGSLDPFVEVRIGNYKGITRHFDKNQSPEWNQVFAFSKERMQASILDVVIKDKDLIKDDFVGIVRFDINEVPLRVPPDSPLAPEWYRLEDKKGEKIKGELMLAVWIGTQADEAFSDAWHSDAATPVDSTHAISAVMRSKVYHAPRLWYVRVNIVEAQDLVPTEKNRFPDVYAKVQIGNQVLKTKTVPARTLSALWNEDLLFVAAEPFEDHLIISVEDRVGPGKDEIIGRIIIPLNSVERRADDRIIHSRWFNLEKPVAIDVDQLKKEKFSSRIQLRLCLDGGYHVLDESTHYSSDLRPTAKQLWKPPIGVLELGVLNAVGLHPMKTRDGRGTSDTYCVAKYGHKWVRTRTIVDNLCPKYNEQYTWEVFDHATVLTVGVFDNSQIGEKGNGTSKDLKVGKVRIRISTLETGRIYTHSYPLLVLHPTGVKKMGELHLAIRFSCTSLANMLYLYSRPLLPKMHYVRPFSVTQLDMLRHQAMNIVAARLGRAEPPLRKEVVEYMSDVDSHLWSMRRSKANFFRLMTVFSGVFAVGKWFGEICMWRNPITTVLVHVLFLMLVCFPELILPTVFIYMFLIGVWNFRYRPRYPPHMNTRISQAEAVHPDELDEEFDTFPTSRDPELVRMRYDRLRSVAGRIQTVIGDLASQGERIEALLSWRDPRATSLFITLCLLSALLLYVTPFQAVAGLAGFYIMRHPRFRHRLPCVPINFFRRLPARTDSML; translated from the coding sequence ATGAACAACTTCAAGTTAGGCGTAGATGTGATTAGTGCTCACAATCTATTACCTAAAGATGGACTAGGTTCGTCCAATGCCTTTGTGGAACTTTATTTTGATGGCCAGAAGTACCGTTCGACCATCAAAGAAAAGGATCTTAGCCCTGTTTGGAATGAGAGCTTCTACTTCAATATATCTGACCCTTCTAATCTTCACTATCTCTCACTTGAGGTCTATGTCCTCAGCCATTCAAAGGCTACTAACTCCACTTCATTTCTTGGCAAAGTTAGCCTTACTGGGACTTCTTTTGTTCCTTACTCTGATGCAGTTGTCTTACACTATCCATTGGAAAAGCGTGGTATTTTCTCTCGTGTAAGAGGAGAGATTGGTCTTAAAGTTTACATCACTGATGACCCAACCATAAAATCATCTGTTCCAACTCCTGTTGTTGATTACATGCCAACTAATAATCCTAGCTCAACACATGCAGAGGTTCGAGCACCTGCAAGCGCAATGGCAAACAGTTTTCCAAATGAAAATGTTGAGTCAAGGCACACATTTCATCATCTTCCCAACACAAAGCATCACCTGAACCAGCACCAGCAGCATTCAACTGGCTTTGCAGATACTCATTATGTAACAAAGTATGAAGCTGATGAAATGAAGTCTGAACCACAACCCATGAAGCTAGTACGCACAGCTACATCAGGACAACCAGTTGATTTTGCACTTAAAGAAACAAGTCCATATCTTGGCGGGGGAAGAGTTGTTGGTGGTCGTGTTATTCACAAAGACAAAACAGATAGTACATACGATCTTGTAGAAAGGATGTATTTTCTGTATGTGAGGGTTGTGAAGGCTCGTGAGCTTCCTACTATGGATATTACTGGGAGTCTTGATCCATTTGTTGAAGTGAGAATTGGAAATTACAAAGGTATTACCAGACACTTTGATAAGAATCAGAGTCCTGAATGGAATCAGGTGTTTGCCTTCTCAAAGGAGAGGATGCAAGCATCCATACTAGATGTTGTGATAAAGGACAAGGATCTCATCAAAGATGATTTCGTTGGCATTGTGAGGTTTGACATCAATGAGGTTCCTTTGAGAGTCCCACCAGATAGCCCTTTGGCTCCGGAGTGGTACCGTCTTGAGGACAAGAAAGGGGAGAAGATTAAAGGTGAGTTGATGCTTGCTGTATGGATTGGTACTCAAGCAGATGAGGCTTTTTCTGATGCATGGCATTCAGATGCAGCCACCCCTGTTGACAGCACACATGCTATCTCTGCAGTGATGCGTTCAAAGGTGTATCATGCACCAAGGTTATGGTACGTGCGCGTCAATATTGTGGAGGCACAAGACTTGGTTCCTACAGAGAAAAACCGTTTCCCAGATGTGTATGCCAAGGTGCAGATAGGAAACCAAGTGCTGAAAACAAAGACAGTTCCTGCACGAACACTGAGTGCACTCTGGAATGAGGATCTTTTATTTGTTGCTGCTGAACCTTTTGAAGACCATTTAATCATTTCAGTTGAAGATCGGGTTGGTCCTGGGAAAGATGAGATCATTGGGAGGATCATCATACCACTGAACTCTGTGGAGAGGCGTGCGGATGATAGAATCATTCATTCTCGATGGTTCAACTTGGAAAAGCCAGTTGCTATAGATGTGGATCAGTTGAAGAAGGAAAAGTTCTCAAGCAGAATTCAGCTCCGGTTATGTTTAGATGGTGGATATCATGTTCTTGACGAGTCTACTCATTACAGCAGTGATCTCCGTCCCACAGCAAAGCAATTGTGGAAGCCACCAATTGGGGTATTAGAACTTGGAGTACTGAATGCTGTAGGACTCCACCCGATGAAAACAAGGGATGGCAGAGGCACATCTGACACATACTGTGTAGCAAAATACGGTCACAAATGGGTAAGAACAAGGACCATTGTTGACAATCTGTGTCCAAAATACAACGAACAATACACTTGGGAGGTTTTTGATCATGCCACAGTTCTTACGGTTGGTGTCTTCGACAACAGCCAGATCGGGGAAAAGGGCAACGGTACATCGAAGGACTTGAAAGTTGGGAAGGTCAGAATTCGCATCTCTACTTTAGAAACAGGCAGGATTTACACTCACTCATATCCATTGTTGGTTCTTCACCCAACTGGGGTTAAGAAGATGGGTGAACTTCACTTGGCAATACGGTTTTCATGCACTTCTTTAGCAAACATGCTTTACCTGTACTCACGTCCTCTGCTGCCTAAAATGCACTATGTTAGGCCTTTCTCTGTGACACAGCTAGACATGCTACGCCACCAAGCAATGAACATAGTGGCAGCACGACTAGGCCGAGCAGAGCCACCACTTCGCAAGGAAGTGGTGGAATACATGTCGGATGTGGACTCTCACCTTTGGAGCATGCGGCGAAGCAAGGCCAATTTCTTCAGACTGATGACTGTCTTCTCTGGTGTGTTTGCGGTTGGGAAGTGGTTTGGTGAAATCTGCATGTGGAGAAATCCCATCACAACAGTGCTGGTTCATGTGCTGTTTCTCATGCTTGTATGCTTCCCAGAATTGATCTTGCCCACTGTTTTTATCTACATGTTTTTGATAGGGGTGTGGAACTTCAGATATAGACCAAGGTACCCTCCTCACATGAACACAAGAATCTCACAAGCTGAGGCAGTGCACCCAGATGAGTTGGATGAAGAGTTTGACACTTTTCCAACGAGCAGAGACCCTGAACTTGTGAGAATGAGGTATGATCGCTTGAGGAGTGTGGCTGGAAGGATTCAAACAGTGATTGGGGATTTAGCCAGCCAGGGAGAAAGGATTGAGGCACTGTTAAGCTGGAGAGACCCACGTGCTACATCCTTATTCATTACATTATGTCTTCTATCTGCGTTGCTTCTCTACGTTACCCCTTTTCAAGCTGTGGCTGGTTTGGCAGGTTTCTACATCATGAGGCATCCAAGGTTTCGCCACAGGCTGCCATGTGTCCCTATCAACTTCTTCCGACGCCTCCCTGCAAGAACAGACAGCATGTTGTAG
- the LOC137811415 gene encoding xyloglucan-specific galacturonosyltransferase 1-like — protein sequence MAVSISRKRPKSSSRNLEAKQSYFGLTILYNFLSRVSALVFLIILIYMWSSFSTLITGNIIHVCFSTRKLNNLYCLSAGTHPSFEIPTSTNNSSPIITPGIDQGNATTEPVKFPDTPHLVTTSGRIVINDTDERVANAVKVVEEQLQVHRSWRSKSNKNYATCDGKGIYVYDLPSKFNKDLVGQCRDMVPWQDFCRYLSNEGLGEPIAKLGKGWYKTHQYSLELIFHSNVLRHPCRVFDQTVAKLFYVPFYGGLDILRWHFKNVSSDVKDSLSLELVKWLERQGPWKRNSGKDHVLVLGKISWDFRRSNESPWGTRLLELDKLQNPIKLLIERQPWHLNDIGIPHPTNFHPHSDNDIISWQLKIMRSNRKKLVSFAGAARANADDNTRSTLINQCTSLGNGKCHFMNCSSVKCDEAEVVIELFVESEFCLQPPGDSPTRKSVFDSLISGCIPVLFDPFTAYYQYPWHLPHDHDKYSVLMDKKEVKEMNVVERLSNISLRERENMRRYIVYELLPGLVYGDYNAEPHKFQDAFAITINNLLQRVSTLEQ from the coding sequence ATGGCAGTGTCTATATCCAGAAAAAGACCAAAATCATCATCTAGAAATCTAGAAGCTAAACAATCTTACTTTGGCCTTACAATCCTCTACAACTTTCTTAGTAGAGTTTCTGCTTTAGTCTTCCTCATAATCCTTATCTACATGTGGTCTTCCTTCTCCACCTTAATAACAGGAAACATCATTCATGTTTGCTTTTCCACAAGGAAGCTCAATAACCTCTATTGTCTCTCTGCAGGTACTCACCCCTCCTTTGAAATACCAACCTCCACAAACAATAGTAGCCCTATTATTACTCCTGGAATTGATCAGGGTAATGCAACTACTGAACCTGTCAAGTTTCCAGATACCCCACATCTGGTTACTACTAGTGGTAGAATAGTTATCAATGATACAGATGAGAGGGTTGCAAATGCTGTTAAGGTCGTTGAGGAACAATTGCAAGTCCATAGATCTTGGAGGTCAAAGTCAAACAAAAACTATGCAACTTGTGATGGTAAAGGAATATATGTTTATGACTTGCCATCCAAGTTTAACAAGGACTTGGTGGGTCAATGCCGTGACATGGTTCCATGGCAGGACTTCTGCAGGTATTTGAGTAACGAGGGGTTGGGTGAGCCAATAGCCAAGCTGGGAAAAGGATGGTACAAGACTCATCAGTACTCTCTTGAACTCATATTTCATTCAAATGTCTTGAGGCATCCATGCAGGGTTTTCGATCAAACAGTTGCAAAGCTCTTCTATGTTCCATTCTATGGTGGTTTGGATATCTTGCGATGGCATTTCAAGAATGTGTCAAGTGATGTGAAGGACAGTTTGAGTCTGGAATTGGTGAAGTGGCTTGAGAGACAAGGACCGTGGAAAAGGAATTCAGGTAAGGATCATGTGCTTGTGTTGGGAAAGATTTCGTGGGATTTTAGGAGAAGCAATGAGTCTCCTTGGGGTACTAGATTGTTAGAGCTTGACAAATTGCAAAACCCCATTAAGCTCTTGATTGAAAGACAACCTTGGCACCTCAATGACATTGGAATTCCTCACCCAACTAATTTCCACCCACATTCAGACAATGATATAATCTCTTGGCAACTGAAAATCATGAGATCAAACCGCAAAAAGCTTGTGAGTTTTGCTGGAGCAGCACGGGCTAATGCAGACGACAACACCAGATCAACATTAATCAACCAATGCACTTCATTAGGTAATGGGAAATGTCATTTCATGAATTGCAGTTCTGTGAAGTGTGATGAGGCTGAGGTAGTAATAGAACTTTTTGTGGAGTCTGAGTTTTGCCTTCAGCCCCCAGGAGATAGTCCAACAagaaaatctgtttttgattcGCTGATATCAGGTTGCATCCCTGTTCTCTTTGATCCTTTCACGGCTTATTACCAATATCCATGGCACTTGCCCCATGACCATGATAAGTACTCTGTGTTAATGGACAAAAAAGAGGTGAAAGAAATGAATGTGGTGGAGAGACTGAGCAACATTTCgttaagagagagagaaaacatGAGGAGATATATTGTATATGAACTGTTGCCTGGATTGGTATATGGGGATTACAACGCTGAGCCTCACAAGTTTCAGGATGCGTTTGCCATTACAATCAATAATCTTCTTCAGAGGGTTAGCACATTAGAGCAATGA